GGGCGAGGGCCCCCGGATCTCGCTCGGCGGCGAAGGGATCGTGGAACGCCTGCTCACCGCCCGCTCCGAGCGCCGGGTCCAGATCATCCAGGCAGTGATCGAGCCCCGCGGGCGCGGCGAGTCCGAGTTGTACGCCGTGGACTGCGACGTCGATGTGCTCCACGTGGTCAAGGGCAGCATCCGGCTTATCCTGACCAACGAGGAGTTCGAGCTGGGGACCGGCGACACCGTCACCTTCCCGGGCCGGGAGCCGCACACCTGGATCAACCCCACCGACGATCCGGTTGAGGTGCTCTGGGTGCTGGTTCCCGCCGCGAGCCGGTAGCGTCCTCCCGGGCCCGCCGCGCCGTTGTTCCGGCCCGGCTGCGTTCCTGCCCGGGCCTCCCGCGTTCCTGCCCGGTTGTTGGCTCCCCGGCTAGTGCCTGGCCGAGGCGAGCCCCGGAATTCCGCGGGTCGACGCTGCGGCGCGGGAGTCCGACGTCGAAGAACTGGGCTGGAACGTCAGCGGGCAGACTGCGGGCCCCGGCCCAGCACGGCCCGGATCTCGGCCAGGACACGTTGCGGCTCGAACCAGATGTGTTCGGGCATGTACCGGAGCACGGCAAACCCGTGCAGGGTCGAGGCGTTGTTCCGGCCCAGGTCGCGTCGGAGCGCGTCGCGGTTGGAATGGAACGCGAAGCCGTCCACCTCCACAATGAGGAATCCGTCGAGCAGGAAGTCCACCCGGCCAATTCCGGGCAGGTAGACCTGGGCGTCGTAGCCGATTCCGTTGGTTTTGAAGAGGTGCTGGGCGTCGACCTCGACAATGGATTCGGCCCGCAGGTCCAAGAGATGCAGTGCCGTGCGCACCGGTCCGGATCTTTTGCCCGGGAGCTCGCCTTTCAGCAACTCCAGAGGCACACCATGCAGCCGTAGCGCCGAGGTCGCCATCGCCGTCGACGCCGGGGGAGCGAGGCAGCCCATGGCGTGCAGGACCACGTCCTCGACCGCCGCCAGCGGCAGTGTCGCATGACCCTCGAACCTGACGGTCCTGTGTCTGATGAAGCCGGATCCGTGGCCGTGGTTGCAGGCGAGGTGGTGCCGGTCCGGCGGTTCACGCAGCCAGAGGCCGTAGTGCCCGGCGGCGCTGGCGCAACTGACCCGGGCATTGTGCCGGACTGCGGCTACGAACTCGGGACCGCATCCGGGAAGGACAAATACGCCCCGCCGCAGCTGGCGCACGCCGGCGTCAGGCAGCCGGGCAACGTCCGTTCGGGAAAAGCCGGCAGCCAGGAGTTGGCCGGTCCGGGCGACGCCGCCCACCCGGCCGAGGTAGTCGAGGAGGTCCATCAGGCCAGTACAGGGGCGTGACGGGTCCGGCGACACCCGGCAACCGGGCTATCTGGACAAACCCCGAGGGCGCCCGGGCCCGCCCGGACCCGTCGGCGGCCGCGTTCCCGCCCAGTTCTCCAGGCCCGGCCGGCCCCGGTGGACGTGGAAAGCCCGGAAAGCCGAGGACCGGCCGCGGCGGCGCACGCTGCGCGACCCAAGAACTGGGCGGGAGCGCTCGCTGCCGGGTCGAGCGCGAGCGCAGTCGCCGTCGTTTGTAAACATCTGATGCGCCACAGGCAACTTTCCAGTGTATGATGGCAGTCACACCCGTCGGACAATCCACGAAGGAGGCGCCTCTCTTGGAAGAGCTGCGCATCGAGGCCAATGGCAACCTTGGCCCCATCGATTCCTCCCGCATTCCGCGCTTCGCCGGTGCGGCCACCTTTGCCCGCCTGCCGCGGCTGGACCAGGTCGCGAAGGCGGACGTCACGGTGGTCGGCGTGCCCTTCGACTCCGGCGTCTCCTACCGCCCCGGCGCGCGCTTCGGCGCCAACCACGTCCGGGAGGCGAGCCGGCTGCTTCGCCCCTACAACCCCGCCTGGGACGTCAGCCCCTTCGAGGCCATCCAGGTGGCCGATGCCGGGGACATGGCGGTCAACCCGTTCAACATCCACGAGGCAATCGAAACTATCCAGCAGAACGCGCTGGACCTGACCACCGACGGCAGCAAGCTGGTCACCCTGGGCGGGGACCACACCATCGCCCTGCCGCTGCTGCGCGCTGCCGCGGAACGCGCCGGGCAGCCGGTCGCCATGCTGCACTTCGACGCGCACCTGGACACCTGGGACACCTACTTCGGCGCCGAATACACCCACGGCACCCCCTTCCGCCGCGCCGTCGAGGAAGGCATTCTCGACACCGAGGCGATCAGCCACATCGGCACCCGCGGCCCGCTCTACGGCAAAAAGGACCTCGACGACGACCACCGCTTCGGGTTCGGCATCGTCACCTCAGCCGACGTCTACTACCAGGGCGTGCTGGAAACCGTGGCCAAGGTCCGCGACCGGATCGGCAACCGCCCGCTCTACATCTCCGTCGACATCGACGTGCTCGACCCGGCCCACGCGCCCGGCACCGGCACCCCGGAAGCCGGCGGCATCACCAGCCGCGAGCTGATCGAGATCATCCGCGGCCTCCGCGGCATGAACCTGGTGGGGGCCGACGTCGTCGAGGTCGCCCCGGCGTACGACCACGCCGAAATTACCGGCGTGGCGGCGAGCCACGTCGCCTACGAACTCGTCACCCTGCTGGCGGACCGCGCCGTCGACGGCGACCGGACCGGCGCGCCCAACGGCTACGCCGCCCAGGCCCTCGGCCGGGAGGCCCGGCGTCCGGCCGGCTTCTCGGCGGGGAAGCCCGTCGAGACCGGAGTCTCCCGGTGACCGGGGTGCGCAACGGCGGCGATCTCGTCGTCGAAACCCTCGAAGCGCTCGGCGCCAAGACCGTCTTCGGCATCCCTGGCCAGCACGCCCTTGGGCTGTTCGACGCTATGGGCCGCGGGAAGCTGCACTTTGTCTCCTCTCGGGTGGAAAACAACTCGGCCTTCGCCGCCGACGGCTACTCTCGCGCCACCGGCGAGGTCGGCGTCCTCTTCCTCTCCACCGGCCCCGGCGCGCTGACGTCCCTCGCCGGGCTGCAGGAGGCCTACGCCACCGGCGTGCCCATGGTGGTCGTGGCCAGCCAGATCCCGCTCGAGGGGCTCGGCGCGCGGCGCAAGGGCATGCTTCACCAGCTCGATGACCAGAAGGCCTCGGCCGCCAACGTGACCAAGAGCCAGCGGCTGATCCAGCACGCCTCCGGCATCCCCTCGGCCATCCAGGACGCCTGGACCGAGGCGATTTCCTCGCCTCAGGGCCCCGTGTGGATCGAAATCCCACAGAACGTGCTGCTGGACCCGATCATGGTCCCGCCGGTGGAGGATGCGCTCGCCGAGGCCGCGGACAATCCGCCGCGTGTGGAATTGGTCCGCGAAGCCGTGAAATGGCTCTCGGAGGCGCGCCGTCCCGCCATCATCGCCGGCGGCGGCACCCGCCGCGGCCGGGCCGAGAAATCCCTGCTCTCCATCGCGGAGAAGCTGCGGGCGCCGGTCATCTGCACGCCCGGCGGCAACGGCGCCTTCCCGTGGAACCATGAGCTCTCGCTGCAGTCCTGGATCGAGGACCAGTACATGACGGAGCTGCTGGAAGATGCGGACGTGCTGATCGTCATCGGCTCCTCACTTGGCGAGGTGACCTCCAACTACTTCACCTTCGAGCCGCGCGGCCGGATCATCCAGATCGACGCCGAACCGCGCGTCCTCGAATCCAACCGCCCGGGCCTCGGCATCCGGGCCGACGCCGGCCAAGCGCTCGCCGCCCTCGATGAGGCCCTGCTGGAACCGCACGGGGAGCGCGCCGACTGGCACGGCAGCTCGCCGGAGGATCTGGTCAGGGAGACCCTGGCCAAGGTCAAGGCCCGGCTGGAATCCCAGGACCTCGGCAAGGAACTGAAGTTCATGGCCGACATCCGCGAAGCCGTCCCGGCGCAGATGCAGACGTTCTGGGACATGACGATCTCGGCCTACTGGGCGTGGAGCTGCTGGGACGCCCGCGAAGGCCAGTTCCACTCGGCCCAGGGCGCCGGCGGCCTGGGCTTCGGCTTCCCGGCGGCGATCGGCGGCGCCGTGGGGTTGGAAACCACCGGCGCGCCCGGCGGTTCGGCCCGCGTGCTCGCCGTCTCCGGCGACGGCTCGGCGATGTACTCGATCTCGGAACTGGCCACGGCGAAGCAGCACAACGTCCCGGTCACCTGGCTGATCGTCGACGACGGCGGCTACGGCATCCTGCGCGAATACATGGTGGGCGCCTTCGGCAAGGCCACCGCCACCGAGCTGGCCCGGCCCGATTTCGTGAAACTGGCCGAAGCCTTCGGCGTCCCCGCGGTCCGGGTGGCCCCCGAGGACGTCGGGGACGCGCTGAGGGCGGGCTTCGCGGCCGACGGGCCGAACGTCGTCGTCGTCGAAACCCTGCTCAAGATGTTCGCCCCCACCCACCTGGACACCTAAGCCCCACCCTCAGAAAGCGCGAACGTACACTTCAGGCCCCTAAACCGCCCGGTTTAGGGGCCTGAAGTGTACGTTCGCGCTCACCCGCCGGAGTTCTTAGTTTCCCAAAGCAATCAATTTGCAGTATTGTTGCTTCGGGCAAGTAAGTAAGGGGCTTTCGAACATGTCAGTTGCATCGACCACTGCAGCCAAGCTGGTCCACCAGATCTTCGATCTCCAGCGCGCCGTCCGGTGTGTGGCCGCGGCCAACCTCCGCGGCGACGATACCGGGGTTGCGCTGCAAGGCGTCCTGCGCTTTGTGGGGGAGGGCGAAACCCGTGCCACGCAGCTCGCGGAGCGGCTGGGCGTCAGCGCCCCCGTGCTCAGTCGGCACCTCGCCGAACTGCTGGAGCAGGGCTACGTGGTCCGCCGGCCGGATCCCGAGGATGGCAGGGCGCAGCTGATTGCGCTCTCACCGGCCGGGACCGAGAAACTGCGCTCCATCGAGGCGCAGCGCGCCGCCACCTTGCAGGGCTTCCTGCAGGACTGGAGCGAGGACGACGTCGAAGAGACCTCGCGCACCCTGAAAAAACTAGCTGAATCCCTCAGGAATTCAGCCCGGGCAAAGACGGCCGGATCCACCGACACGACCAACTTTGTTGAGGAGTAAATCTATGGCTAGCCACGCTGCCGCTGCCGGGCCCGCCCCGGCTCCGACCCCACACTCGCACCCCGCACCCCAGGCGGCCATGAGCCACCGCCAGATCATGGAAGCGTTGACCGGCCTGCTGGCGGCGTTCTTCACTGCCATCCTGAGCAGCACCATCGTGGCCAACGCGCTGCCCACCATCATGTCCGAGCTCAAGGGCACCCAGACTGACTTCGCCTGGGTCATCACGGCGGCACTGCTGGCGAACGCGGCCACCACCCCGATCTGGGGCAAGCTGGCGGACCTCTTTGACAAGAAGGTCCTCGTCCAGCTCAGCATCGTGATCTTCGTGGCCGGCTCCGTCATGGCCGGCCTCTCCGAGACCATCCCGCTGCTGCTGACCGCCCGCGTCATCCAGGGCATCGCGATGGGCGGCCTCACCGCCCTGGCCCAGGCCATCATCGGCTCGATGATCCCGCCGCGCGACCGCGGCAAGTACTCCGGCTACATGGGCGGTGTCATGGCCGTCGGTACCGCGGGCGGCCCGCTGCTCGGCGGCTTCATCGTCGACAGCCCACTCGGCTGGCGCTGGACCTTCTTCGTCTGCGTCCCGCTCGCCGTCGTCGCCCTGATCCTGCTGCAGGTCACGTTGAAGATCCAGCACGTCAAGCGCCCGGCCAAGATCGACTGGCTAGGCTCCATCCTGCTGACCTCCGGCGTCAGCCTGCTGCTGATCTGGGTCTCCTTCGCCGGAAACCCCGACTACTACGACTGGTGGTCATGGCAGACTGTCGCCATGGTGGGCGGCGGCATCGTGCTTCTGGGCTTGCTGCTCCTGGTGGAATCCAAGGTTGCCCAGCCCATCATTCCGCTCAAGATCATCTCCGAGCGCACCACGGCCCTGGCAATCCTCGCCTCCGTAGCTGTCGGCGTGGGAATGTTCGGCTCCTCGACGTTCCTTGGCCAGTACTTCCAGGTCGCCCGCGGTGCCACCCCCACCGAAGCAGGCCTGCTCACGCTGCCGATGATCGCGGGCAACCTGATCGGCTCGGTGCTCTCCGGCCAGCTGATCAGCCGAACCGGCAAATGGAAGCGCTATCTGGTTGCGGGTGCCGTCGCGCTGATCGGCGGTCTCGGCCTGGCCGGCACCATGGACCACACCACGGAGCTCTGGCTGACCGGGATCTACACGGCCATCCTCGGCATCGGTCTGGGCTTGCTGATGCAAAACCTCGTCCTCGCCGTCCAGAACACGGTCCAGGCCAAGGACATTGGTACGGCCAGCGCCTCGGTAGCCTTCTTCCGGTCCGTCGGCGGCGCCATCGGCGTCTCGGTCCTCGGCGCCGTGCTGGGCAACCGGGTCAAGGATCTCGCCGTGGAAGGCCTCGCTGCCGCCGGAATCAAGGTCCCGGCAGGATCCACGGGGGCCAGCATGGACCTCAAGGACATGCCCGCACCGATCCGCGACATCATGCGGGCCGCGTACGGCGACGCGATCGCAGAGGTCTTCCTGATCTCCGCAATCATCGGCCTTGTGGCGCTGGTAGCCATCTTGTTCATCAAGGAAAAGCCGCTGCGGCGTACCGTCGACATTCGTCCGGAAGCTTCGGCCTCCGGCTCCGGCGCCGGCGCCGGTTCCGGAGCTGCCGACGACGCCGGAGCTGCCGCCGTCGCCGCGCCTCCGGGACGCGCCACGGTCCCCGCACCCGCACCCGTGCCGGCCTCCGGCATCGTCGACCTTGACCGCGAATTCATCGAGGTCCTGAGCCGCCAGCGCGACAATGATGCCCGGTCTGAGCGTGAAGGAGCCCGGCTCCGTGCCCGGACCATGGTGGCCGAGGCGCGCGCCGACCATGCCGACGTCGTGCCGCTGCTGCTTGAGACCCAGCGGCTGCTCGCCGAGCAGCAGGTGCAGCTGGCCGAGGCGCTGCGGGCCGTCCACGAGCAGGCCGCCGGGCAGCGCGCGATTGCCGCAGAACAGGCCCGGGTTGCCGAGCAGCTGACCACGCTCAAGCGCCAGCTCGCCAAGGAACGCAAGCTGCAGCGTGCCGCGGCCGACTACATCGCCACGCACGGCCGGCACCGCGGCGAGTAGCCCTCCGGCAACAGCCCTGCGGCCCCCGAACCGGGGGCCGCAGGGCTCTCTTCTTCACCAACAGAGCGGGAACCTTGGATGTCGGAGGTTTCACCGGGGCACCGGATTTCGTAGAGTGGGACAGCTAAGGCTGTCGGCCCCAGCTGCTAATACTTTTCTTATTCTTCTTCTGCGTTTTCCTGAACCGTCCAAAGGACCCGGGCATGCTTGTCACCCTCATACGGCGCTACTCCAAGCCGTATCTGCCGTATATCGCGGCCGTCATCGTCTTCCAACTGGCCTCAACGATTGCGGCCCTGTACCTGCCCAGCCTCAACGCCCAAATCATCGATGAGGGCGTCTCCCGCGGAGACACCGACTACATCTGGCGCACCGGCGCGCTGATGCTCGGCGTCGCGCTGGTCCAGGTGGTCACCGCGATCGCCGGCGTCTACTTTGGGTCCAAGGCAGCGATGGCGTTCGGCCGGGATCTGCGCCGGGGAGTCTTCCGCAAGGTCAGCAGCTTCTCCGCCAGGGACGTAAACGTCTTCGGCGCCCCGACGCTGATCACGCGGGGCACCAACGACGTCCAGCAGGTCCAGATGCTGATGTTGATGGCGCTGAACTTCATGGTGGCCACACCCATCATGTGCATCGGCGGCATCGTCATGGCCCTCCGCGAGGACCTCAACCTGTCCTGGTTGGTATGGGTCTCCGTCCCGCTGCTGGTGGTCGTGGTCGGCTACCTCGTGGTCCGCCTGATGCCGCTGTTCCGCTCCATGCAGGCGAAGATCGACCGGCTTAACGGCATCCTGCGCGAGCAGATCATCGGCATCCGCGTGGTCCGTGCCTTTGTGCGCGAGCCGCATGAGGCGCAGCGCTTCGGCGCAGCCAACCAGGAACTCACCGACGTGTCGCTGAAGATCGGCTCCCTGTTCGTGCTGATGTTCCCGGCCATCGGCATGATCCTGCACGTCTCCACCGCCGCGGTGCTGTGGTTCGGCGGCCAGCGGGTGGACGCGGGGGAGATGCAGGTCGGGTCGCTGACTGCGTTCCTGCAGTACCTGCTGCAGATCCTGATGGCTGTCATGATGGGCACCTTCATGGCGATGATGATCCCGCGCGCCTCGGTCTGCGCGGACCGCATCGGCGAGGTGCTCGACGTCGAGCCCTCCATCCACGAACCCGCCGCCCCGGTGGCCCCCGCCGCCAAGGCCGGCCGGGTGGAATTCCGCAACGTCTCCTTCGCCTACCCGGGCGCCGAGGCGCCGGTGCTCAGCGACATCAGCTTCACTGCCGAACCGGGACAGACCGTGGCGATCATCGGCTCCACCGGCTCCGGCAAGACCACCCTGCTGGCCCTGCTGCCGCGGCTCTTCGACGCCGCCTCGGGCGAGGTGCTGCTCGACGGCGTCCCGGTCACCAAGCTGGACCGCGCCGAGATCACCGGGCGCGTCGCGATGGTCCCGCAGCGGCCCTACCTGTTCTCCGGCACCATCGAGCACAACCTGCGCTTCGGCAAACCCGAAGCAACGGACGAGGAACTCTGGGACGCCCTCACCGTCGCCCAGGCCGCCGACTTTGTCCGCGAGAAGAAGAACGCACTCGGCGCTCGCATCGCCCAGGGCGGCACCAACGTCTCCGGCGGCCAGCGGCAGCGGCTTTGCATTGCCCGGGCCCTCGTCACCGAACCAAAGGTCTTCCTGTTCGACGACTCCTTTTCGGCCCTGGACGTCGCCACCGACGCCCGGCTGCGAAAGGCGCTCAAGGCCAAAACCGCTGACGCCACGGTGATCATCGTGGGCCAGCGCGTCTCCACCATCGCCGACGCCGACCAGATCCTGGTGCTCGACAACGGCCGGATTGTGGACCGCGGCACGCACGAGGAGCTCCTGGCGAGCTCCAGCACGTACCAGGAAATCGTCGAATCCCAGCTGACCGCGGAGGCAGTCGCATGAGCACTAACGAAAAGCTCAGCAAGGCCCCCAACGAGGCCACCGACGTCGCGCAAGCACCGGACGACGACTTCTACGAAGAGGAATTCACCCCCGGCGAAGCCGACGGCGGCATGTTCGGTGCGGTCCCGGCCAAGAAGGCCCAGCATTTCTGGCCATCGGCTAAACGGCTGATGGGCCTGCTGAAACCCGAGCGCACCGGCATCATTGCCGTGCTCGCCATGGTGACGGTCGCCGTCGTCCTCAACGTCATCGCCCCCCGCATCCTGGGCCAGGCCATGGACGTGATCTTCGGCGGCGTCGTGGGCAAGCAGCTGCCGGCCGGCGCCACCAAGGATCAGTTCATCGCCGGGCTACGCTCCCAGGGCCAGGACAACTTCGCAGACATGCTGGCCCGGATGGACGTCGTCCCCGGGGTAGGCATCGACTTCCAGAAGCTCGCCTTCCTGATCAGCGTGGTGCTGGTGATGTACTTCGTCGCCAACATCTTCCTGTGGCTGCAGGGCTACGTCCTGAACGTGCTCGTCATGCGGGTGGTCCGCCGGCTGCGGGACGACACCGAGAAGAAGCTCAACAAGCTCCCGCTGGGCTACTTCGACACCCGCCAGCGCGGCGACATCCTCTCCCGCGTCAC
The nucleotide sequence above comes from Arthrobacter sp. KBS0702. Encoded proteins:
- a CDS encoding helix-turn-helix domain-containing protein, encoding MKALPVEPSNVPVAIGSRIRAARQSQRLTIEQVADATGLTKGFLSRVERDLTSPSVSSLVTLCQVLSISIGELFAAPETHLTKQGEGPRISLGGEGIVERLLTARSERRVQIIQAVIEPRGRGESELYAVDCDVDVLHVVKGSIRLILTNEEFELGTGDTVTFPGREPHTWINPTDDPVEVLWVLVPAASR
- a CDS encoding type IV toxin-antitoxin system AbiEi family antitoxin domain-containing protein encodes the protein MDLLDYLGRVGGVARTGQLLAAGFSRTDVARLPDAGVRQLRRGVFVLPGCGPEFVAAVRHNARVSCASAAGHYGLWLREPPDRHHLACNHGHGSGFIRHRTVRFEGHATLPLAAVEDVVLHAMGCLAPPASTAMATSALRLHGVPLELLKGELPGKRSGPVRTALHLLDLRAESIVEVDAQHLFKTNGIGYDAQVYLPGIGRVDFLLDGFLIVEVDGFAFHSNRDALRRDLGRNNASTLHGFAVLRYMPEHIWFEPQRVLAEIRAVLGRGPQSAR
- the speB gene encoding agmatinase: MEELRIEANGNLGPIDSSRIPRFAGAATFARLPRLDQVAKADVTVVGVPFDSGVSYRPGARFGANHVREASRLLRPYNPAWDVSPFEAIQVADAGDMAVNPFNIHEAIETIQQNALDLTTDGSKLVTLGGDHTIALPLLRAAAERAGQPVAMLHFDAHLDTWDTYFGAEYTHGTPFRRAVEEGILDTEAISHIGTRGPLYGKKDLDDDHRFGFGIVTSADVYYQGVLETVAKVRDRIGNRPLYISVDIDVLDPAHAPGTGTPEAGGITSRELIEIIRGLRGMNLVGADVVEVAPAYDHAEITGVAASHVAYELVTLLADRAVDGDRTGAPNGYAAQALGREARRPAGFSAGKPVETGVSR
- a CDS encoding thiamine pyrophosphate-binding protein; amino-acid sequence: MTGVRNGGDLVVETLEALGAKTVFGIPGQHALGLFDAMGRGKLHFVSSRVENNSAFAADGYSRATGEVGVLFLSTGPGALTSLAGLQEAYATGVPMVVVASQIPLEGLGARRKGMLHQLDDQKASAANVTKSQRLIQHASGIPSAIQDAWTEAISSPQGPVWIEIPQNVLLDPIMVPPVEDALAEAADNPPRVELVREAVKWLSEARRPAIIAGGGTRRGRAEKSLLSIAEKLRAPVICTPGGNGAFPWNHELSLQSWIEDQYMTELLEDADVLIVIGSSLGEVTSNYFTFEPRGRIIQIDAEPRVLESNRPGLGIRADAGQALAALDEALLEPHGERADWHGSSPEDLVRETLAKVKARLESQDLGKELKFMADIREAVPAQMQTFWDMTISAYWAWSCWDAREGQFHSAQGAGGLGFGFPAAIGGAVGLETTGAPGGSARVLAVSGDGSAMYSISELATAKQHNVPVTWLIVDDGGYGILREYMVGAFGKATATELARPDFVKLAEAFGVPAVRVAPEDVGDALRAGFAADGPNVVVVETLLKMFAPTHLDT
- a CDS encoding MarR family winged helix-turn-helix transcriptional regulator — translated: MSVASTTAAKLVHQIFDLQRAVRCVAAANLRGDDTGVALQGVLRFVGEGETRATQLAERLGVSAPVLSRHLAELLEQGYVVRRPDPEDGRAQLIALSPAGTEKLRSIEAQRAATLQGFLQDWSEDDVEETSRTLKKLAESLRNSARAKTAGSTDTTNFVEE
- a CDS encoding MDR family MFS transporter; this translates as MASHAAAAGPAPAPTPHSHPAPQAAMSHRQIMEALTGLLAAFFTAILSSTIVANALPTIMSELKGTQTDFAWVITAALLANAATTPIWGKLADLFDKKVLVQLSIVIFVAGSVMAGLSETIPLLLTARVIQGIAMGGLTALAQAIIGSMIPPRDRGKYSGYMGGVMAVGTAGGPLLGGFIVDSPLGWRWTFFVCVPLAVVALILLQVTLKIQHVKRPAKIDWLGSILLTSGVSLLLIWVSFAGNPDYYDWWSWQTVAMVGGGIVLLGLLLLVESKVAQPIIPLKIISERTTALAILASVAVGVGMFGSSTFLGQYFQVARGATPTEAGLLTLPMIAGNLIGSVLSGQLISRTGKWKRYLVAGAVALIGGLGLAGTMDHTTELWLTGIYTAILGIGLGLLMQNLVLAVQNTVQAKDIGTASASVAFFRSVGGAIGVSVLGAVLGNRVKDLAVEGLAAAGIKVPAGSTGASMDLKDMPAPIRDIMRAAYGDAIAEVFLISAIIGLVALVAILFIKEKPLRRTVDIRPEASASGSGAGAGSGAADDAGAAAVAAPPGRATVPAPAPVPASGIVDLDREFIEVLSRQRDNDARSEREGARLRARTMVAEARADHADVVPLLLETQRLLAEQQVQLAEALRAVHEQAAGQRAIAAEQARVAEQLTTLKRQLAKERKLQRAAADYIATHGRHRGE
- a CDS encoding ABC transporter ATP-binding protein, yielding MLVTLIRRYSKPYLPYIAAVIVFQLASTIAALYLPSLNAQIIDEGVSRGDTDYIWRTGALMLGVALVQVVTAIAGVYFGSKAAMAFGRDLRRGVFRKVSSFSARDVNVFGAPTLITRGTNDVQQVQMLMLMALNFMVATPIMCIGGIVMALREDLNLSWLVWVSVPLLVVVVGYLVVRLMPLFRSMQAKIDRLNGILREQIIGIRVVRAFVREPHEAQRFGAANQELTDVSLKIGSLFVLMFPAIGMILHVSTAAVLWFGGQRVDAGEMQVGSLTAFLQYLLQILMAVMMGTFMAMMIPRASVCADRIGEVLDVEPSIHEPAAPVAPAAKAGRVEFRNVSFAYPGAEAPVLSDISFTAEPGQTVAIIGSTGSGKTTLLALLPRLFDAASGEVLLDGVPVTKLDRAEITGRVAMVPQRPYLFSGTIEHNLRFGKPEATDEELWDALTVAQAADFVREKKNALGARIAQGGTNVSGGQRQRLCIARALVTEPKVFLFDDSFSALDVATDARLRKALKAKTADATVIIVGQRVSTIADADQILVLDNGRIVDRGTHEELLASSSTYQEIVESQLTAEAVA